TATTAATCGCAAGCTTTTTAGGCTGATGCAGTCATGTCTGCTTATGATGTTTAAACCTGTATGGAATAGCTAGGAGGAAAGCATGAAATTATTAAATAAAGTAGCGGTTGTGGGATTGGCATTATTAAGCACTCATGTGCTGGCGGCGGTGAAAAGCGAAGCGGTGCATTATGAATATGACGGTACAAAATTAACCGGCTATTTGTATTATGACGACGCGCTTAAGGAAAAACGCCCCGGTGTGATGGTAGTACACGAATGGTGGGGTTTGAATGATTACGCCAAAAAACGTGCTGAAATGCTAGCCGAGCTGGGTTATGTGGCATTTGCGGCGGATATGTACGGTGATGGCAAAGTGACCGATAAACCGGGGCAAGCCAAAGAGTGGATGACAGAAACGACCGCCGATGTTGAGGCGTGGCGCGGTACGGCTAAAGCGGGTTTAGAACAGCTCAAAAAAAGCGATAAAGTCGATGGTGGTAAGCTAGCAGCGATAGGTTATTGCTTTGGTGGTGGCACGATTTTGCAGTTGGCGTATAGCGGTGCGGATATTAAAGGTGTGGTGAGTTTCCACGGGGCGTTGCCATCTGCACCAGAGGGTAGCGAAATTAAAGCTAAAATTTTAGCGTTTCATGGCAATGCGGATGCAATGGTACAAACGCCAACCGTCAATAAATTTACGGAACAACTGGAAAAAACTAAAGCCGATTGGCAATTGGTGACTTATGGTTCTGGCGTACACCACGGCTTTACCAATCCAGAGGCAGGCAAATACGGGATTGAAAATTTAAAGTACGATGAGGCAGCAGATAAGCGTTCTTGGGCTGGAATGCAGATGTTTTTTACTGAGATTTTTAAATAACTGAACAGGCTAACCCCAGCATGTATTGATATAACTGGGGTTAGCGCATGGTGTTTAACCTACTGGCATTTGCGAGACGGCTGCGCCAATGCCAATAACCCATAACACTAACATAGCAATAATTGAGATTAGTGCCATGATGCCAACTGTTTTCCAGAAACTGGCTTGGGCGTTTAGTGCATCTTCTAAATCACGCACATTATGTGAACCATTGAGGCGCTTAATTGCGCTTGCGTAACGTAATAAATAGACGGAAATAATAATGTAGATAATGGCAATGACGATATAAATTGCCCCCATACCGATAATGGTGGTCATGCCCCCCGGTGTTTGCCCTAAGAACGCGCCTTCTACCCCCGTCGCTTGTCCTAAGTAGGTCATGGTCGCCATAAGCATAATGCCTGCAATGGCTGTGAAAAATGCGCCAATAAAGCCGAGAATAGCTAAAAATAAGACCCAAGGACGCGTTTTGCGCATAGCGGCTAAAATATTAGCCGTAATGGTATGCCCCATTACATCAGTGACATCACGC
This DNA window, taken from Candidatus Thiocaldithrix dubininis, encodes the following:
- a CDS encoding dienelactone hydrolase family protein, producing MKLLNKVAVVGLALLSTHVLAAVKSEAVHYEYDGTKLTGYLYYDDALKEKRPGVMVVHEWWGLNDYAKKRAEMLAELGYVAFAADMYGDGKVTDKPGQAKEWMTETTADVEAWRGTAKAGLEQLKKSDKVDGGKLAAIGYCFGGGTILQLAYSGADIKGVVSFHGALPSAPEGSEIKAKILAFHGNADAMVQTPTVNKFTEQLEKTKADWQLVTYGSGVHHGFTNPEAGKYGIENLKYDEAADKRSWAGMQMFFTEIFK
- a CDS encoding DUF5362 family protein, translated to MDSTNLYTPPKTAVRDVTDVMGHTITANILAAMRKTRPWVLFLAILGFIGAFFTAIAGIMLMATMTYLGQATGVEGAFLGQTPGGMTTIIGMGAIYIVIAIIYIIISVYLLRYASAIKRLNGSHNVRDLEDALNAQASFWKTVGIMALISIIAMLVLWVIGIGAAVSQMPVG